One region of Streptomyces subrutilus genomic DNA includes:
- a CDS encoding extracellular solute-binding protein, translated as MTRGSRLRAGSGRRPRSLAPLLAAVLTAALTLGGCTGSGDGGSEATGRPVETGVAEGDIVVASGRDVTGKGGIRQKLIDQWNRQQEEKGLASRARLVELPGSADQQRSQLLGALQSGSAEYDVVNLDVTWVPEFADAGLVQPLPEDLLDADVIPSVAATARWKGKLYAVPFNSDVGLLFYRRDYLKKAGVTDTELGKGTDWATVQRLMGTVGDAGRSTADGYEKGWTTQLAPYEGLTVNGIEAFASVGEGSALTDGAGRYTGSEQDLESGIEELRARTQAPYTLGDADRSDEAESLGDFADGRTAFLRHWPYAYGTLHQTLTGEQLGVAPLPGRAVLGGQNLAVAEGSQRAFAARELIRFLTGQESERCLLDAGFAATRLSAYQNGPTCRLAKPPAPATQNAESTDRMPRDEQGRPKYARDILLPALQNAVQRPRTPLYGAFTQTLTTELRRLYTDKPPSAAHLAKDLHAKLKKALPQT; from the coding sequence ATGACCCGCGGCAGCAGACTGCGCGCCGGCTCCGGCCGGCGCCCACGGTCCCTGGCCCCGCTCCTCGCGGCCGTCCTCACCGCGGCCCTCACGCTGGGAGGGTGCACCGGGAGCGGCGACGGCGGCTCCGAGGCCACCGGCCGGCCGGTCGAGACGGGCGTCGCGGAGGGCGACATCGTGGTCGCCAGCGGACGTGACGTCACCGGCAAGGGCGGCATCCGGCAGAAGCTGATCGACCAGTGGAACCGGCAGCAGGAGGAGAAGGGCCTCGCCTCCCGGGCCAGGCTCGTCGAACTCCCGGGCTCGGCGGACCAGCAGCGCAGCCAGCTGCTGGGAGCGCTCCAGTCCGGCAGCGCGGAGTACGACGTGGTCAACCTCGACGTGACCTGGGTACCGGAGTTCGCGGACGCGGGGCTGGTCCAGCCGCTTCCCGAGGACCTGCTGGACGCGGACGTCATCCCGTCGGTCGCCGCCACCGCCCGGTGGAAGGGGAAGCTGTACGCCGTCCCGTTCAACAGCGACGTCGGGCTGCTCTTCTACCGCCGCGACTACCTGAAGAAGGCGGGCGTCACCGACACCGAGCTCGGCAAGGGCACCGACTGGGCCACGGTCCAGCGGCTGATGGGCACGGTGGGGGACGCCGGCCGCAGTACGGCCGACGGCTACGAGAAGGGGTGGACCACCCAGCTCGCCCCGTACGAGGGCCTCACCGTCAACGGCATCGAGGCGTTCGCCTCCGTCGGCGAGGGGTCCGCCCTCACCGACGGCGCCGGCCGGTACACCGGCTCCGAGCAGGACCTGGAGTCGGGGATCGAGGAGCTGCGCGCCCGAACCCAGGCCCCGTACACGCTCGGTGACGCCGACCGCTCCGACGAGGCCGAATCCCTCGGCGACTTCGCCGACGGCCGGACCGCCTTCCTGCGCCACTGGCCGTACGCCTACGGCACCCTGCACCAGACCCTGACCGGCGAGCAGCTGGGGGTGGCCCCGCTGCCCGGCCGGGCGGTCCTGGGGGGCCAGAACCTGGCCGTGGCCGAGGGGTCGCAACGGGCCTTCGCCGCCCGGGAACTGATCAGGTTCCTCACCGGCCAGGAAAGCGAGCGCTGCCTGCTCGACGCGGGGTTCGCGGCCACGCGGCTGTCCGCGTACCAGAACGGGCCGACGTGCCGGCTGGCCAAACCCCCCGCCCCGGCCACCCAGAACGCGGAGAGCACCGACCGGATGCCGCGCGACGAGCAGGGCCGCCCGAAGTACGCGCGCGACATCCTGCTGCCCGCACTGCAGAACGCGGTCCAGCGCCCCCGCACCCCCCTGTACGGAGCCTTCACCCAGACCCTGACCACCGAACTGCGCCGTCTCTACACGGACAAACCCCCTTCGGCCGCGCACCTCGCGAAGGACCTGCACGCGAAGCTGAAGAAGGCGCTGCCCCAGACTTGA
- a CDS encoding nucleoside/nucleotide kinase family protein has product MHTTTELARRAAALAAGGSRRILGIAGPPGAGKSTLAARLAEALGPETAVVVPMDGFHLAQAELVRLGLADRKGAPETFDAAGYVSLLRRLRGPEPDTVYAPAFDRSLEEPVAGSIPVAPAVPLVITEGNYLLHDAGEWASVRPLLDEAWYLAPDEDLRVRRLVDRHVRHGKDPAYARGWVARSDEPNARLVAAGRHRADLVLDAG; this is encoded by the coding sequence ATGCACACGACGACGGAACTGGCACGCAGGGCGGCCGCGCTGGCCGCCGGGGGCAGCCGCCGGATCCTCGGCATCGCCGGGCCGCCGGGGGCCGGGAAGTCGACCCTGGCCGCCCGGCTCGCCGAAGCACTCGGGCCGGAGACGGCCGTGGTGGTCCCGATGGACGGGTTCCACCTCGCCCAGGCCGAGCTGGTCCGGCTGGGGCTGGCCGACCGCAAGGGCGCCCCGGAGACCTTCGACGCCGCCGGGTACGTCTCCCTGCTGCGCCGCCTGCGCGGACCGGAACCCGACACGGTGTACGCACCCGCCTTCGACCGCTCCCTCGAGGAACCGGTCGCGGGCAGCATCCCCGTCGCCCCCGCCGTACCGCTGGTGATCACCGAGGGGAACTACCTGCTGCACGACGCGGGGGAGTGGGCGTCAGTACGGCCCCTGCTGGACGAGGCCTGGTACCTCGCCCCGGACGAGGACCTGCGCGTGCGGCGCCTGGTCGACCGGCACGTGCGCCACGGCAAGGACCCGGCGTACGCACGCGGCTGGGTGGCCCGCTCGGACGAACCGAACGCCCGCCTCGTCGCCGCCGGCCGCCACCGCGCCGACCTCGTCCTCGACGCCGGCTGA
- a CDS encoding arginase family protein, whose product MREIAVIEAPSVLGLRPSGVQDLPVALLDAGLLDHPGMVRAGRVEAPEYDPRRDPGTGVLNPVGIARYSVRLADAVGAVLDGGRFPLVLGGDCSILLGNLLALRRRGRYGLLFLDGHTDFYQPSAEPTGEAASMELALATGRGPRPLTDLEGLRPLLRDEDAVAFGFRDSAESDAAGMQPLPPRLHAIGLDGVRAAGAQAAAREAVGRLTHDESAGYWVHLDADVLDDAVMPAVDYRLPGGLSWRELENVLATALADERAVGFDVTIFNPRLDTGGTIAARLTACLHRGLAARTRPADGGSIGGGTGWVRC is encoded by the coding sequence GTGCGGGAGATCGCGGTCATCGAAGCACCGTCCGTACTCGGGCTGCGCCCGTCCGGCGTCCAGGACCTGCCGGTCGCGCTGCTCGACGCCGGCCTGCTGGACCACCCCGGTATGGTGCGCGCCGGGCGGGTCGAAGCACCGGAGTACGATCCCCGGCGGGACCCGGGGACCGGGGTCCTCAACCCCGTCGGGATCGCCCGGTACTCCGTCCGGCTCGCCGACGCCGTCGGCGCGGTCCTCGACGGCGGCCGCTTCCCCCTGGTCCTGGGCGGCGACTGCAGCATCCTGCTCGGCAACCTGCTGGCCCTGCGCCGCCGCGGCCGCTACGGCCTGCTGTTCCTCGACGGCCACACCGACTTCTACCAGCCCTCGGCGGAGCCGACCGGCGAGGCGGCCTCGATGGAACTCGCCCTGGCCACCGGCCGCGGCCCCCGGCCGCTCACCGACCTGGAGGGCCTCAGACCCCTGCTCCGCGACGAGGACGCCGTCGCCTTCGGCTTCCGGGACTCCGCCGAGTCCGACGCGGCCGGGATGCAACCGCTGCCGCCGCGGCTCCACGCGATCGGCCTCGACGGTGTGCGCGCGGCCGGTGCGCAGGCCGCGGCCCGCGAGGCGGTCGGCCGGCTCACGCACGACGAGAGCGCCGGCTACTGGGTCCACCTCGATGCCGACGTCCTGGACGACGCGGTCATGCCCGCCGTCGACTACCGCCTTCCCGGCGGTCTGTCATGGCGGGAGTTGGAGAACGTGCTGGCCACGGCACTGGCGGACGAACGGGCCGTCGGCTTCGACGTCACGATCTTCAACCCCCGCCTCGACACCGGAGGAACCATCGCGGCACGCCTGACCGCATGCCTGCACCGAGGGTTGGCGGCTCGGACACGCCCCGCCGACGGCGGCTCAATCGGGGGCGGGACGGGGTGGGTTCGCTGTTAG
- the thpR gene encoding RNA 2',3'-cyclic phosphodiesterase, with translation MNAQTPSATVRIFIALAPPDDAKEELAKELRPAYDAYPRMRWNRIEDWHITLAFLGELPVATVPLLRPPLAALAAGHRPVPLALHGGGHFDDRVLWSGIGGDLDGLHALATEVRAVVKACGVPFEDRPLRPHLTLARSRRNEPSCAVEAAEALDSFTGRLWPAERLHLVGSNIGRGPGPIHYRDIEAWSFGGGS, from the coding sequence GTGAACGCACAGACCCCGTCCGCGACCGTCCGGATATTCATCGCCCTCGCCCCGCCCGACGACGCGAAGGAGGAGCTGGCGAAGGAGCTCCGCCCCGCCTACGACGCGTACCCCCGCATGCGGTGGAACCGCATCGAGGACTGGCACATCACCCTGGCGTTCCTCGGCGAGCTCCCGGTCGCGACCGTTCCGCTGCTGCGGCCGCCGCTCGCGGCCCTCGCCGCGGGGCACCGGCCCGTACCGCTGGCGCTGCACGGCGGCGGGCACTTCGACGACCGGGTGCTGTGGAGCGGGATCGGCGGGGACCTCGACGGGCTGCACGCGCTCGCGACCGAGGTGCGGGCCGTGGTCAAGGCGTGCGGCGTGCCCTTCGAGGACCGGCCGCTGCGCCCCCATCTCACGCTCGCCCGGTCCCGCCGGAACGAGCCGTCCTGCGCGGTGGAGGCGGCCGAGGCGCTCGACTCCTTCACCGGCCGCCTCTGGCCGGCCGAGCGCCTGCACCTGGTCGGCAGCAACATCGGCCGCGGGCCGGGGCCGATCCACTACCGCGACATCGAAGCGTGGAGCTTCGGCGGCGGGAGCTGA
- a CDS encoding amidohydrolase family protein, translated as MTDSASTSRLGLLGPPTDEPLISGAETGEVLGPARDSSAPGTTDVHAATSKIDMHHHYCAPEWREWAARHGLVKPEKLPPWSRLDTEASIGFMDRAGISTAVLKPMLPARYRSTAQLREAINITLQSMLEVASSHPGRFSFYVPLFLDDPDASSWAVRRGLGQLGAVGVNVTANYGGVYLGDPTYDRVFHELNEHAAVIDTHPHNLPDGAPGAVTVPGIPNFMCDFLLDTTRAAVNMIVHRTLDRFPNISVILPHAGGFVPYIAGRLEALGRFCEPPLEPAAVRDHLRRFYYDTAGPMAGAATLLDHVPADHVLFGTDWPAAPADTVIKLAFPALDADPAFTADQLRGIYHDNALRLIPQLASV; from the coding sequence ATGACAGATTCCGCGAGCACTTCCCGGCTGGGCCTCCTCGGACCGCCGACCGACGAGCCGCTGATCTCCGGCGCGGAAACCGGGGAGGTTCTCGGCCCCGCGCGGGACTCGTCCGCCCCGGGCACGACGGACGTACACGCGGCGACCTCGAAGATCGACATGCACCACCACTACTGTGCGCCGGAATGGCGCGAGTGGGCCGCGCGGCACGGGCTGGTCAAGCCCGAGAAGCTGCCCCCGTGGTCGCGGCTCGACACCGAGGCCTCGATCGGCTTCATGGACCGGGCGGGCATCTCCACGGCCGTCCTCAAGCCCATGCTGCCGGCGCGCTACCGCTCCACGGCGCAGCTGCGCGAGGCGATCAACATCACCCTGCAGTCGATGCTGGAGGTGGCGAGTTCCCACCCGGGACGGTTCTCGTTCTACGTACCGCTCTTCCTCGACGACCCCGACGCGTCCTCCTGGGCCGTACGCCGCGGGCTCGGGCAGCTCGGGGCCGTCGGCGTGAACGTGACGGCCAACTACGGGGGCGTCTACCTCGGCGATCCCACGTACGACCGGGTGTTCCACGAGCTGAACGAGCACGCCGCCGTGATCGACACCCACCCGCACAACCTCCCGGACGGCGCGCCCGGCGCGGTGACGGTTCCCGGCATCCCGAACTTCATGTGCGACTTCCTGCTGGACACGACGCGCGCCGCGGTGAACATGATCGTCCATCGCACGCTCGACCGCTTCCCGAACATCTCGGTCATCCTGCCGCACGCCGGCGGGTTCGTCCCGTACATCGCGGGGCGCCTGGAGGCGCTCGGGCGCTTCTGTGAGCCGCCCCTCGAACCCGCCGCGGTCCGCGACCACCTGCGCCGCTTCTACTACGACACCGCGGGCCCCATGGCCGGCGCCGCCACGCTCCTCGACCACGTGCCCGCCGACCACGTCCTCTTCGGCACGGACTGGCCCGCAGCGCCCGCGGACACCGTGATCAAGCTCGCGTTCCCGGCTCTGGACGCCGATCCCGCCTTCACCGCCGACCAGCTGCGGGGCATCTACCACGACAACGCCCTGCGTCTGATCCCGCAGCTGGCGAGCGTTTGA
- a CDS encoding cytochrome P450 family protein — protein sequence MTQDHAAPNDHGELHDLVSAVSRGAPEYRACPHPVYAALREQAPVCRLTPAHGVDTYLITRYEDARDALSDPRFSKDMRGAIDTYHAVYGNFFDALDDNVLNSDPPRHTRLRRVLRSGFTPRRVEEMRPKVTAIAESLLAACGKTEAVDLMSSFAFPLPIAVLCDLMGIPEGDRPEILAHFAVVSRARFDPRMGAELQAAEEWLRDRLARLIAHTRAHPSDSFLSDLIRAEEGLDDAELISSLWVLFFAGHKTTAFQIGNSVLNLLLHPEQLQKLRKDPLLIPRAVEEILRFEGSVESSTFRYATQDAEVRGTVIPKGSLVQIAITSANRDPEKFDSPDVLDVTREGLQSTHLGFGHGTHYCLGAPLARLELEIALGCLLREFPEMELADAEAGKAAWLKGPMPAFRGLQELRLVLEPSRPAGRHAEPLDSAVSVASAASVASVAPVTSAASTTAGNRPTS from the coding sequence ATGACGCAGGACCACGCGGCACCGAACGACCACGGTGAGCTGCACGACCTCGTATCGGCCGTGTCCAGGGGTGCGCCCGAGTACCGGGCGTGTCCGCATCCCGTCTACGCCGCGCTGCGCGAGCAGGCCCCGGTGTGCCGGCTGACGCCCGCGCACGGGGTCGACACGTATCTCATCACCCGCTACGAGGACGCCCGGGACGCGCTGTCGGACCCGCGGTTCAGCAAGGACATGCGCGGGGCGATCGATACCTACCACGCCGTGTACGGCAACTTCTTCGACGCGCTCGACGACAACGTCCTGAACTCGGACCCGCCCCGGCACACGCGGCTGCGCCGGGTCCTGCGCAGCGGTTTCACCCCCCGGCGGGTGGAGGAGATGCGGCCGAAGGTCACGGCGATCGCCGAGAGCCTGCTCGCCGCGTGCGGCAAAACCGAGGCGGTCGACCTGATGTCGTCGTTCGCGTTCCCGTTGCCCATCGCGGTCCTGTGCGACCTCATGGGGATCCCCGAGGGGGACCGCCCCGAGATCCTCGCCCACTTCGCGGTGGTGTCGCGCGCCCGGTTCGATCCCCGGATGGGGGCGGAGCTGCAGGCCGCCGAGGAGTGGCTGCGGGACCGGCTGGCCCGGCTGATCGCGCACACGCGCGCCCACCCCTCGGACTCCTTCCTCAGCGACCTCATCCGGGCGGAAGAGGGGCTGGACGACGCCGAACTGATCTCGTCGCTGTGGGTCCTGTTCTTCGCGGGCCACAAGACGACCGCGTTCCAGATCGGCAACTCCGTGCTGAACCTGCTGCTCCACCCGGAGCAGTTGCAAAAGCTCCGCAAGGACCCGTTGCTGATTCCGCGGGCGGTGGAGGAGATCCTGCGGTTCGAGGGGTCCGTGGAGTCGTCGACCTTCCGGTACGCGACGCAGGACGCGGAGGTCCGGGGAACGGTCATCCCCAAGGGCTCGCTCGTCCAGATCGCCATCACCTCGGCCAACCGCGACCCCGAGAAGTTCGACTCGCCCGACGTCCTGGACGTGACGCGCGAGGGGCTCCAGAGCACCCACCTGGGCTTCGGCCACGGTACGCACTACTGCCTGGGCGCGCCCCTGGCGCGGCTCGAGCTCGAGATCGCCCTCGGCTGTCTGCTGCGGGAGTTCCCGGAGATGGAGCTGGCGGACGCGGAGGCGGGCAAGGCGGCTTGGCTCAAGGGGCCGATGCCGGCCTTCCGGGGGCTCCAGGAGCTGCGGCTCGTGCTGGAGCCGTCCCGTCCGGCCGGCCGGCACGCCGAGCCCTTGGACTCCGCGGTCTCCGTGGCCTCCGCGGCCTCCGTGGCCTCCGTGGCTCCGGTGACCTCTGCGGCCTCCACGACTGCCGGAAACCGACCGACCAGCTGA
- a CDS encoding DM13 domain-containing protein yields the protein MTTKKWGGRRLVGILVLATLALGAGLYWFQPWKLWQDDTVREALPAAAPAGPSPASAAPRTVAEGTFISHEHTTTGTVRLIRLPDGSHALRLEDLDTSNGPDLRVLITDAPVKEGTAGWRVFDDGKHVSLGKLKGNKGDQNYEIPAAVNPAEYSSVSVWCDRFDVSFGAAVLKAV from the coding sequence ATGACAACGAAGAAGTGGGGCGGCCGGAGGCTCGTCGGGATCCTGGTCCTCGCGACGCTGGCGCTGGGCGCCGGCCTGTACTGGTTCCAGCCGTGGAAGCTGTGGCAGGACGACACGGTCCGCGAAGCGCTCCCGGCAGCGGCCCCGGCCGGTCCCTCCCCCGCTTCGGCGGCGCCGCGGACCGTGGCGGAGGGCACCTTCATCAGCCACGAGCACACCACCACGGGCACCGTGAGGCTGATCCGGCTCCCCGACGGCTCCCACGCCCTGCGCCTGGAGGACCTCGACACGAGCAACGGCCCCGACCTTCGCGTGTTGATCACCGACGCCCCGGTGAAGGAGGGCACCGCCGGATGGCGGGTGTTCGACGACGGCAAGCACGTGAGCCTCGGCAAGCTCAAGGGCAACAAGGGCGACCAGAACTACGAGATCCCGGCCGCGGTGAACCCGGCCGAGTATTCCAGCGTCTCCGTGTGGTGCGACCGCTTCGACGTCTCCTTCGGCGCGGCCGTCCTCAAGGCGGTCTGA
- a CDS encoding YqjF family protein — translation MPKTPPPSANPEPVTADPPRTADRPLLTQSWLDLAFLHWAVDPADAAPLLPPGTVPDTRDGVTYVGLVAFRMHKVGWFRLPGVPYLGSFPETNVRLYSVDAQGRRGVVFRSLDAARLIPVAVARSVFRLPYAWSRMTVRHDGDTVTYTSARRLPGPRGAHSRISVRVGERIGNPTALEHFLTARWGMHSTFFGRPLYLPNTHPRWPLHRAELLACDETLVTAAGLPAPADPPVSVLYSPGVPVRFGPPPRRPGGIPTP, via the coding sequence ATGCCGAAGACGCCGCCGCCCTCCGCGAACCCGGAACCCGTGACGGCGGATCCGCCGCGCACGGCCGACCGTCCGCTGCTCACCCAGTCCTGGCTGGACCTGGCCTTCCTGCACTGGGCCGTGGACCCCGCCGACGCCGCCCCGCTGCTTCCGCCCGGCACCGTGCCCGACACGCGGGACGGCGTCACGTACGTCGGCCTCGTCGCCTTCCGCATGCACAAGGTCGGATGGTTCCGCCTCCCCGGAGTCCCCTACCTCGGCAGCTTCCCGGAGACCAACGTCCGCCTCTACTCCGTGGACGCCCAAGGCCGCCGCGGCGTGGTCTTCCGCTCCCTCGACGCCGCCCGGCTGATCCCCGTGGCGGTCGCGCGGTCCGTGTTCCGCCTGCCGTACGCCTGGTCGCGGATGACGGTCCGCCACGACGGGGACACCGTGACGTACACCAGCGCCCGCCGCCTGCCCGGACCGCGCGGCGCGCACAGCAGGATCTCCGTACGCGTCGGCGAGCGGATCGGGAACCCCACGGCGCTCGAACACTTCCTCACCGCCCGCTGGGGCATGCACAGCACCTTCTTCGGCCGGCCGCTCTACCTCCCGAACACCCACCCCCGCTGGCCCCTGCACCGCGCCGAACTCCTCGCCTGCGACGAAACCCTGGTCACGGCCGCGGGCCTGCCCGCCCCGGCCGACCCGCCCGTGAGCGTCCTGTACTCACCCGGCGTCCCCGTCCGCTTCGGCCCCCCACCCCGCCGCCCCGGCGGCATCCCCACCCCCTGA
- a CDS encoding xanthine dehydrogenase family protein molybdopterin-binding subunit: protein MTAVTPLKASVGTARTRVEGRDKVTGAARYAGEIPFAELAHGWLAVSALARGRIRSMDTDAVLAMPGVLTVLHHGNAPRLETGYPGLMGMRPDVSVALFQHDRVPHAGWPVALIVAETSEQAREAAEALVVEYDAEPHDTDFHADRPGTYTAADEPHAAAVTAKGDLEAELARSAVVVDARYTTPEEHHNPLEPHAATARWEAGRLEVVDSNQGAVWVQGELAGLFSLDPASVRVRSEHIGGGFGSKSVRAHQVAAVMAATALRRPVRVVLTRRQMFSLAGYRSPTAQRIRLGADADGRLRALGHEALNLTSTVHEYLEPSAMPGRVLYDADAHHTAHRIVRLDVPSPTFMRAPGAAPGSFALESALDELAAKCGVDPIELRVRNEPETGPVSGLPFAGRTLVACFREGARRFGWADRDPRPGLRRDGRWLLGTGTASASYHAGTAPSTAAATAEADGTFTIRISASDIGTGARTALTLIAADALEVASDRVRVLIGDSDFGPAMIAGGSMGTSSWAWAITAAVARLRERLAGSGAVPPEGITVRADSTAAIVALPPKERHSYGAQFAEVAVDTGTGEVRVRRMLGIFSAGRIVNPLTARGQFVGGMTWGISMALHEEAVRDRASGAHVGADLAGYHVAAHADVPHIEADWLPAERDEDDPINIKGIGELGIVGAAAAVANAVWHATGVRHRHLPIRPDRVLSARPA from the coding sequence ATGACCGCCGTCACCCCCCTGAAGGCCTCCGTCGGCACCGCGCGCACCCGCGTCGAGGGACGCGACAAGGTCACCGGGGCGGCCCGGTACGCCGGAGAGATCCCCTTCGCCGAACTCGCCCACGGCTGGCTGGCGGTGTCCGCCCTGGCTCGCGGACGCATCCGCTCGATGGACACGGACGCCGTCCTGGCCATGCCCGGCGTCCTCACGGTGCTGCACCACGGGAACGCGCCGCGGCTCGAAACCGGCTACCCGGGGCTCATGGGGATGCGGCCCGACGTCTCCGTCGCACTGTTCCAGCACGACCGGGTGCCGCACGCGGGCTGGCCGGTGGCGCTGATCGTCGCCGAGACCTCCGAGCAGGCCAGGGAAGCGGCCGAGGCGCTCGTGGTGGAGTACGACGCGGAACCGCACGACACCGACTTCCACGCCGACCGGCCCGGTACGTACACCGCCGCGGACGAACCGCACGCCGCGGCGGTGACCGCCAAGGGCGACCTCGAAGCCGAACTCGCCCGGTCCGCCGTCGTCGTGGACGCCCGCTACACCACGCCCGAGGAACACCACAACCCGCTGGAGCCGCACGCCGCGACGGCCCGCTGGGAGGCCGGCCGGCTCGAGGTCGTCGACTCCAACCAGGGCGCCGTGTGGGTGCAGGGCGAACTCGCCGGCCTCTTCTCGCTCGATCCGGCCTCGGTGCGGGTGCGCTCCGAGCACATCGGCGGCGGCTTCGGCTCCAAGAGCGTACGCGCCCACCAGGTGGCCGCCGTGATGGCCGCCACCGCCCTGCGGCGCCCGGTCCGGGTGGTCCTGACCCGCCGCCAGATGTTCTCCCTCGCCGGCTACCGCAGCCCCACCGCCCAGCGGATCAGGCTCGGCGCCGATGCCGACGGACGGCTGCGCGCACTGGGCCACGAGGCCCTGAACCTCACCTCCACCGTGCACGAGTACCTGGAGCCGAGCGCCATGCCGGGCCGGGTGCTGTACGACGCCGACGCCCACCACACGGCGCACCGGATCGTACGGCTGGACGTGCCGAGCCCGACGTTCATGCGGGCGCCGGGCGCGGCACCGGGGTCGTTCGCGCTGGAGTCGGCGCTCGACGAGCTCGCCGCGAAGTGCGGCGTCGATCCGATCGAGCTGCGCGTCCGCAACGAGCCCGAGACGGGGCCGGTGTCCGGCCTGCCCTTCGCCGGCCGCACTCTGGTCGCCTGCTTCCGGGAAGGCGCCCGCAGGTTCGGCTGGGCCGACCGCGATCCGCGTCCCGGCCTGCGCCGCGACGGCCGCTGGCTGCTCGGCACCGGCACGGCGAGCGCCTCGTACCACGCGGGAACCGCCCCCTCCACGGCGGCCGCGACGGCCGAGGCGGACGGCACCTTCACCATCCGGATCTCGGCGTCGGACATCGGCACCGGCGCGCGGACCGCGCTCACCCTGATCGCCGCGGACGCCCTGGAGGTGGCCTCGGACCGGGTCCGCGTCCTGATCGGGGACAGCGACTTCGGACCGGCGATGATCGCGGGCGGCTCCATGGGCACCAGCTCCTGGGCCTGGGCGATCACCGCGGCGGTGGCGCGGCTGCGCGAGCGGCTCGCCGGCAGCGGCGCCGTCCCGCCGGAGGGCATCACCGTCCGCGCGGACTCCACGGCGGCCATCGTCGCCCTCCCGCCGAAGGAACGGCACTCCTACGGCGCGCAGTTCGCCGAGGTGGCCGTCGACACCGGCACCGGCGAAGTTCGTGTCCGCCGGATGCTCGGCATCTTCTCGGCGGGCCGGATCGTCAATCCGCTGACCGCCCGCGGCCAGTTCGTCGGCGGCATGACCTGGGGCATCTCCATGGCCCTGCACGAGGAGGCGGTCCGGGACCGGGCCTCGGGCGCCCACGTCGGCGCCGACCTCGCCGGCTACCACGTCGCGGCCCACGCCGATGTCCCGCACATCGAGGCGGACTGGCTGCCGGCGGAACGGGACGAGGACGACCCGATCAACATCAAGGGCATCGGCGAGCTCGGCATCGTGGGCGCCGCGGCGGCGGTCGCCAACGCGGTCTGGCACGCGACCGGCGTGCGCCACCGCCACCTGCCGATCCGACCCGACCGCGTCCTGTCCGCGCGGCCGGCCTAG
- a CDS encoding FAD binding domain-containing protein: MREFGYRRARDVAGAVTLLEADPDARVLGGGTNLVDLMKTGVERPAQLVDVRELPLQHIESTSGGGLRIGATVTNSDLAAHPEVRRRYPALAQAVLAGASGQLRNMATLGGNLLQRTRCGYFADVAQPCNKRSPGTGCPAIAGEHRNAAILGASDHCVAVHPSDMGVALTAFDAVVSYETTGGPGELPIADFYLPVGGTPHRETALPPGALITGVTLPAAPVAAASRYRKVRERASYAFAIGSVAAALEVEAGVVRDVRVALGAVASRPWRAREAERVLTGAPAGARSFAAAADAELAAARTLPHNGYKVALIRNLMVAVLTELAEEDAR; encoded by the coding sequence ATGAGGGAGTTCGGCTACCGGCGCGCCCGCGACGTCGCGGGCGCGGTCACCCTGCTCGAAGCCGACCCGGACGCGCGCGTGCTCGGCGGCGGCACCAACCTCGTCGACCTGATGAAGACCGGCGTCGAACGCCCCGCGCAACTCGTCGACGTGCGCGAACTGCCGCTCCAGCACATCGAATCGACCTCGGGCGGCGGTCTGCGCATCGGCGCGACCGTCACCAACAGCGACCTCGCCGCCCATCCCGAGGTCCGCCGCCGCTACCCGGCACTGGCGCAGGCCGTGCTCGCCGGCGCCTCCGGTCAGCTGCGCAACATGGCCACCCTCGGCGGAAACCTGCTCCAGCGCACCCGCTGCGGCTACTTCGCCGACGTGGCCCAGCCCTGCAACAAGCGCTCCCCGGGCACCGGTTGCCCGGCCATCGCCGGCGAGCACCGCAACGCCGCGATCCTGGGCGCCTCCGACCACTGCGTGGCCGTCCACCCGTCGGACATGGGCGTGGCGCTCACCGCCTTCGACGCGGTCGTGTCGTACGAAACCACCGGCGGACCCGGGGAGTTGCCGATCGCCGACTTCTACCTGCCGGTGGGCGGGACCCCGCACCGGGAGACCGCCCTGCCACCGGGCGCCCTGATCACCGGCGTCACCCTGCCGGCCGCCCCGGTGGCCGCGGCCTCGCGCTACCGCAAGGTGCGCGAGCGCGCCTCGTACGCGTTCGCGATCGGCTCGGTCGCCGCCGCGCTCGAAGTCGAGGCGGGAGTCGTACGGGACGTGCGCGTGGCCCTGGGGGCCGTAGCGTCGCGGCCTTGGCGGGCCCGGGAGGCCGAGCGGGTGCTGACGGGCGCACCGGCCGGGGCCCGCAGCTTCGCGGCAGCCGCGGACGCCGAACTCGCCGCCGCGCGGACGCTGCCGCACAACGGATACAAAGTGGCCCTGATCCGCAACCTCATGGTGGCCGTGCTGACCGAACTCGCCGAGGAGGACGCCCGATGA